A stretch of the Vigna radiata var. radiata cultivar VC1973A chromosome 7, Vradiata_ver6, whole genome shotgun sequence genome encodes the following:
- the LOC106767632 gene encoding WAT1-related protein At5g40240 has translation MGFGGRLLQWTPFAAMIMVECLDVGLSTLGKAAMERGMNHFVFVVYSNALATLILFPLSFLINRTTRAPLSFALLCKFFLLGTLGITVMQNCVFTAIDYSSPTLGSAMNNLTPAITFVLAVIFGMEKLDIGSSISQIKVTGTVLSISGALLVTLYKGIPITSFRIQLSPSQPLSSLLAQTSNWAIGGAFFATASVSLALWNITQAAILKGYSSQSTILAFYCLFGTIQSAILSIIVVRDSNDWKISPDIELISILYSAIIGSVVSFSVMTWCIKRKGPVFVSLFKPVGIAIAAFSSVIFLGETLHIGSVLGAVIIAIGFYTVLWAQSKEENAKGLQVDGQSLPSSEASPLLETIT, from the exons ATGGGTTTTGGAGGAAGATTGTTGCAATGGACTCCATTTGCAGCCATGATCATGGTGGAGTGCCTTGACGTGGGTCTCTCTACTTTAGGTAAAGCAGCCATGGAAAGAGGAATGAACCATTTCGTCTTTGTTGTCTACTCCAACGCCCTTGcaactctcattctcttcccTCTCTCTTTCCTCATCAACAG AACCACAAGAGCACCACTTTCGTTCGCTCTTCTCTGCAAGTTCTTCCTCCTAGGCACTCTTgg CATAACTGTTATGCAGAATTGTGTTTTCACCGCCATTGACTACAGCTCTCCAACTCTTGGATCCGCCATGAACAATTTGACTCCAGCTATCACTTTTGTGCTAGCTGTCATCTTTGG GATGGAGAAGTTGGATATTGGAAGCTCAATAAGCCAGATCAAGGTCACGGGCACAGTCCTATCCATCTCTGGAGCATTACTGGTGACCCTTTACAAGGGCATTCCCATCACCAGCTTTCGAATTCAACTCTCTCCATCGCAACCTTTGTCATCTTTGTTGGCTCAAACAAGTAACTGGGCTATTGGGGGTGCCTTCTTTGCCACTGCTTCTGTCTCTCTTGCACTCTGGAATATTACACAG GCAGCAATTCTTAAAGGATATTCATCACAGTCAACCATATTAGCCTTCTATTGCCTGTTTGGAACTATTCAAAGTGCAATACTGTCTATCATTGTAGTCAGGGATTCAAATGACTGGAAAATAAGCCCCGACATTGAGCTCATCTCTATATTATATTCG GCTATTATCGGAAGTGTGGTGTCTTTTTCAGTAATGACTTGGTGCATAAAAAGGAAAGGACCtgtttttgttagtttgttCAAGCCTGTGGGGATTGCCATTGCTGCCTTTTCGAGTGTTATCTTCCTTGGTGAAACGCTTCATATTGGCAG TGTCCTAGGCGCTGTGATAATCGCCATCGGATTTTACACAGTATTGTGGGCACAATCCAAAGAGGAAAACGCAAAAGGCCTCCAAGTTGATGGACAATCATTGCCATCTTCTGAAGCAAGTCCTTTACTGGAGACAATCACGTAA
- the LOC106765829 gene encoding protease Do-like 9, protein MGGNKRKRPHKPKTSAPETLDHPTPAPSPAPVTATATAVTAPNSASNAASMEDVFSVSNVELIDNTASPRVRRHRGRPKKLPVHSDKPLSLATGRRLSRPLDKGDGDFSVPSDAGMSTLVAMDVDKGWEARVLPAMDSVVKVFCVHTEPNFSLPWQRKRQYSSSSSGFVIGGRRVLTNAHSVEHYTQVKLKKRGSDTKYLATVLAIGTECDIAMLTVDDDEFWQGMSPVEFGELPALQDAVTVVGYPIGGDTISVTSGVVSRIEILSYVHGSTELLGLQIDAAINSGNSGGPAFNDKGNCVGIAFQSLKHEDAENIGYVIPTPVIMHFIRDYEKNGGYTGFPILGVEWQKMENPDLRMATGMRPDQKGVRIRRIDPTAPESKVLKPSDVILSFDGIDIANDGTVPFRHGERIGFSYLISQKYTGDNAAIKVLRNANILKFDIKLETHRRLIPSHSKGKPPSYYIIAGFVFTTVSVPYLRSEYGKDYEYEAPVKLLDKLLHSMPQSPDEQLVVVSQVLVADINIGYEDIVNIQVLGFNGKPVKNLKSLATMVESCNDEYLKFDLDYDQIVVLRTKTAKATTLDILATHCIPSAMSDDLKS, encoded by the exons ATGGGAGGTAACAAACGTAAGAGACCACACAAACCCAAAACCTCCGCCCCCGAAACCCTAGACCACCCCACCCCCGCTCCCTCCCCTGCTCCCGTCACCGCCACTGCCACCGCCGTTACCGCTCCTAACTCTGCCTCCAACGCTGCCTCAATGGAGGACGTCTTTTCCGTTAGCAATGTCGAGCTCATCGACAACACCGCCTCTCCCCGCGTTCGCCGCCACCGTGGCCGCCCCAAGAAGCTCCCCGTCCACTCCGACAAACCCCTATCTCTTGCGACGGGGCGCCGCCTTTCCCGTCCGCTCGACAAAGGCGACGGAGACTTCTCGGTTCCCAGCGACGCTGGGATGTCCACCTTGGTGGCGATGGATGTGGACAAGGGGTGGGAGGCGCGGGTGTTGCCGGCCATGGATTCCGTGGTGAAGGTGTTTTGTGTCCACACGGAACCGAATTTCTCGCTGCCGTGGCAGCGGAAGAGACAGTACAGCTCGAGTAGTAGCGGGTTTGTGATTGGCGGGAGAAGGGTTCTGACGAATGCGCATTCGGTGGAACACTACACACAGGTCAAGCTCAAGAAGCgtggctctgataccaagtACTTGGCCACTGTGCTTGCCATTGGAACCGAATGTGACATTG CCATGCTTACAGTGGATGATGATGAGTTCTGGCAAGGGATGTCACCTGTAGAGTTTGGGGAGTTGCCTGCACTTCAAGATGCGGTAACTGTTGTGGGCTACCCAATTGGTGGAGATACTATCTCGGTGACCAGTGGTGTTGTATCACGCATTGAGATTCTATCTTATGTTCATGGTTCTACAGAGCTTTTAGGTTTACAG ATAGATGCTGCTATAAATTCTGGCAATTCTGGAGGACCTGCATTTAATGATAAAGGAAACTGTGTGGGGATTGCATTTCAGTCCCTTAAGCACGAAGATGCGGAGAATATAGGTTATGTCATTCCAACACCGGTTATCATGCATTTCATCCGGGATTACGAGAAGAATGGAGGCTACACTG GGTTCCCTATTCTAGGGGTCGAGTGGCAGAAAATGGAAAACCCTGATCTGCGAATGGCAACAGGCATGAGACCCGACCAGAAAGGTGTGCGCATTAGAAGAATTGATCCTACTGCTCCAGAATCCAAGGTTTTGAAGCCATCAGATGTTATCCTTAGTTTTGATGGGATTGATATTGCCAATGACGGAACAG TTCCATTTCGACATGGAGAGCGCATTGGCTTCAGTTATCTCATCTCACAGAAATATACTGGGGATAATGCAGCAATTAAAGTACTGcgaaatgcaaacattttaaaatttgacattaaacttGAAACTCACAGAAGGCTTATTCCATCACATAGCAAGGGCAAGCCTCCCTCGTATTATATAATTGCTGGATTTGTTTTTACAACTGTTTCGGTTCCATATCTTCGTTCTGAG TATGGAAAAGATTATGAATATGAAGCTCCAGTCAAGCTTTTGGATAAATTGCTGCATTCAATGCCACAATCACCAGATGAACAACTTGTTGTGGTCTCTCAA GTGCTCGTGGCTGATATCAACATTGGATATGAAGATATTGTTAACATCCAG GTCCTTGGTTTCAACGGTAAACCAGTGAAAAACCTGAAGAGCCTGGCCACTATGGTAGAGAGCTGCAATGATGAATATCTAAAATTCGATCTAGATTATGATCAG ATAGTGGTCCTTCGCACAAAGACTGCAAAAGCAACTACCCTTGATATTCTTGCAACACACTGTATTCCATCAGCGATGTCTGATGATCTTAAGTCATGA